The segment AGGTCCTACAAACAAGCAAGCAATCAGTATTATTAGCCATTCATCATCCTCCTCAGGCCCTCCTGAATAATCACACTGGGTCCCCTCCGTCAGAACCTTCAGGGCCACCTTGCTCAGTGGGGGTGGGTTCCCGTCCCAGGGTATGTCCAAGGGGGTTCGCTAGTGGCTCGTCCACGTCTGGGTCATCTTCATGCTCCATCAACCTGGCAGGGAAAGTAGGGAGGGAGGTTAATGTTCAGGCTGACCCTCGTAGGAGTCCCCAGTCCCCTGCTACCCGGTCTGAGCGCTCACCAGTCCATCGCAGCCTCAATGCCCTGGTTCCCTGTGAGGGCCAGAGCCTTCTCCCTGGGGGCAGAAACATCGTGAATAGCGCCCACGAGCCATGGCGATGGTCAGGCTGGGGCGTAGAGCCTGAGGCCAGGCTGGGGTAAAGGCCTGGACAGGTCGGCGACCCCCGCGGACGGGTGTTAGGGGGCACCCTTACGCGCGTCCCCTGGGGAAGCCCATCTCGATTAGACTCTCCAGAGCCGTCAGCTCCGCCATGACGCCGCCACGGCCGCTTCCGCGGGGACCTGGAAAGGGCGAGAAGGCCGGAGAGGGTCAGCGCGGGGCGTCCCCCGCCGGCGCGCAATCCCGCCCCCAACGGCCCCAGCCGGACGCTCGCTCACTCACTGGCTCCGGACCGGCCCTGGACACCGACGAGAAGAAAGCCTAGGGGAAGCGGAAGTGCCCGAATCTGTTTGGGTCACGTGGAGGCGGACGTGGACGGGTGCCGCAGAGAGCCAgaaaacacaggcctggcccgaCTGCCAGGACCTGGCGCTGAAGGGACAGGCGGCGCGTGGGAGTAGAGGCCCGGGAGGCAGCTCACATTCCCTCGCCCAAGCCCGGGTGCCCCGCGGCGGTGTAGAGGGGCGATACCGCCCTGAAACCCTTGGGCGAATCAAGACAGCTCTCGATATGGCCCCTTAGCGCAACCGGTTGGAAAATATATTTAGCAGTGTTTATCAGGAGCCATAGAAATGTGCGCACCCTTTGACCTGCTCATCCTCTCCGGCAATTGAGCTATCCTCTGCGCGACTGCCAAAGGGATCTTTGCAAAACACAGTAACTGATCGTGTCATCACCTCCCTGATTAAGACTTCTCCATGACACCTCAGTCACCTAGGACGAAACTTAAATGCTGGTAGTCTGGCTTCCTCCTACCCTTTCTTTTGTTAAtgccccatctgtaaagtgaggataacAATAGCACCAACCTTAGGTGCCTGGCTAGACTATACTGTGTAAATGTTGGTAGTTGGTGCGGAGTTCATCTCTCACCACTTGAGGGTAACTTGTGCAGATTGCAAAACTCTCCCTCCTCCCGGCCTTTGCACATGCCCGTCCCTCTGTGTCTGGGATGTCCTGCCCCCTCTGTGGGCTTGGTTAACTCCCAGTTGTTTTTCGGACTGGACCCTgggtttcctttctttcctttttttttttttttggccgcaccgcatgtgggatcttaggtccccagggaccaaacctgcgccccctgctgtggaagcgcggaatcttaaccactggaccaccagggaagtccctgggtttgCTTTCTAAGGGAAGCCTGCCTTGACCACCCCCTCTCCACCTCCGAGCCCCGGTGTTTACTCCATTAGCATTTGTCCCCCTGGTGTGTAGCCTTGTTGATTACTTAGCCCGCCGCCACTACCTAGGCTGTTAGGTCCCTTAAGTTAAAGCtcactttaaatgttttttaggAGGCAGAATAATAATAAGTTGCTGATATTGATAATATATGCAGTAGAGAATTTTATATGGTTAATTCATAATCATTACAACAATCCATATgatgtagatactattattagtcacaggaaacagacacagaaagatgAGATAATTTACAGAAGGTCGCAGAGCAAGGATTCAAACCCATGCAGTGTGCGTTCTGGAACCGCTAGGCTGTGCTGCCTCTCTGTGGTGGAGAGGCAGCTTTGGAGTTGGGCAACTTGGGTCGAGTAATCCTAACTCACCTCCTTACTTGTATTGAATAGCTTCAAACCATTTAGAACCTCAAacttctcatctgtgaaaaggtGACACCATCTCTTAGAACGATTGTGATAGAGATTAAGTACGAATGCATGTAAAGCGCATCTTCAATATCAAGACAGTAGGGAATTAAAAGTacggaaaaaaaaacagaacaaaaaagtgAGATAGTAGGCCCTCattatttgtaaatgaataaatgctgaGGAAATACAGGAatcaaattaaaaagacaaagtatTCAAGGCAATATGGTGAGTGTATTCTAAATAACAAATGTGTTCTAAATTTATTCTAGAGTTCCAATAATAGAAGAATGATTAAATTGTATAGTACTGCCTCTCTCACCTACTTCCAGGTAAGTACCCTATGGAAATACACAAACATGTGAGGATACACAAACAAACAAGGATGTCCATAGCAAACGCTGAAGACAAATGTTCTAACAAAGAGCCAAGGCTATTGTCAGTTAAGGAGCATCCTCCAATGGCAAGTTATGCCTTTCACATAACTAAGACGGCTGTGATTTACCAACATGGAACATTGTCCATAATatactgaatgaaaaaagaatatatttgcatTGCTTAGAGAAAAATTTGCTCTGCTACAGGCAATTACCTCTTGAGGAGGAGGGGAACTTTCATTTTATCCTCTTCAATACTGAAATTTGTAcgtgttacttttataatttaaaaaaaaggttataaGATCAGTAAAAGTGAGGAATAAACTGTGTAGCAACTTCGACTTTTCTACATCcagctaatttaaaaataaactcgaaaGTATGTATACTACTCTGAAAAATCGGACTTTTCTACATCcagctaatttaaaaataaactcgaaaGTATGTATACTACTCTGAAAAATCGGTGTGTGGACAGGGAATTGAAAAGgatcatgaaaatggaaaatgtctTCCTTTTACATCTCCTTTAATGTTGTTACAGTGAATATACAGTAAACacaaatgggggagggggaatcctTTGTTattactgtattattattatatttttactagCAAAACCTCAAGCTTGTCCCAGACAGCAGCTTGGGCAGTCCTTCTCTTCTCCACCTCATGTCAGTCATTTATTTCCACCCGCGTCAGACACAGGTAGATTCTAACTCAGTGTGCATCCTCACTATCTAAACAAAAAGGCAGAAGGAGAAGGAGTGGCCTCCAGCCCCAAACTCCCATCCCGCAGCAGCTTACTCTCAGAACCCCAAGGAAGCCACCCACAGTGGCAGGGCCCTTTTGAGGCTGTACGACAGAACTAGACTAACCGTAGCCAACGGGCCAAATCTGGCCGGGGCCTGACTTGTTAAGGCCCAAGAGcgaagaatgatttttacatttttaaatggttacatGGTTGTGTAAGAACTACATGATCTCTTCGATTTTATCCCCTGGAACCACAAAGCCTAAATTATTCTGGTCCGTTAAGAAAAAATTTGCCGACCTTCTCTACTCCTAAACCTAAGCTCGGGGCAGAGTGGGAAAGTCTGGGGCCTGAAGCGACTCAGCGGGGGCCCAGCGCCCCGCCTTCCATCCCGCCGCCGTCTGTCAGGGCCGCCACCTCCCCCGGAGCGACACCGGGCTTAGCTTGGCCGGAGAGGTCCCCGGGCGGCCTCAGAGTCCCGCGCTGCTCGGACGGCCTCGGCGGGGGCAGCCCCAGCGCTCGCGCAGGCAGAAGTGCCAGACCAGGGCGGAGCAGCTGAGCAGGGCCAGCGCGGAGCCCACACCCACGGCCCAGTGCAGCAGCGTGAGCGGCCTCGGCAGCACGGTCAGGCGGCCGCAGGGCCCGAAGGCGGGGCCGCCCGCGCTGTCGAGGCCCTCGGCCCCGGGCACGCTGCTCTCCCCAGCCGCGTTGGCGGCCACCACGCAGACGACGTATGCGCCCCCGGGCTTCAGGCCCTTCAGCTCCGTTTGGCGGACCGTCGAGTTGAGGGGGGGCCCCTTCTGCGGAGCCCCGGCGCCTTCCCAAAGCAGCAGCCAGTACTCGTGGACCGGGGAGAAGGGGGCGCACCAGTGCACCACGGCGCGGCCCGCCTCGGCCTCCATGCGCACTTCCCCCAGGCGTGGCGGGTCGGGCGGCTGCGCGGCGCTGGAGAGGCCAGGGCACAGGCACGTCGTCGGGCCGGCCCTCTGCAGCTCCTGGCAGGGCACCTGCAGGTGGCGGCAGCGGTCGTAGTCGCAGGGGACGGCCGGCAAAGGTGTCTCATCTTGCTCCTCTTCTTCCGAGTCTCCCGCCAAGGGCTGCGCTCTGGGAACCAAGGAGAAGGTGACAGCCAGGAGCCACAGAAGGCAGGGAGAGCCCGGCATGGAGtctggaagggaaggagggggaagggtaaaggCCGGTCAGCCCTCACACCTTGCAGGCCCCCCTCCCTCAACAAAAGCTCTAGAGACAGGGAAACACGACCCGGGACCAAGAGGAGAACAGGAAAGAGGTGGAAATGAGACGATACACCCCTTTGTCATCCAACTTCTGAGCACCCTATGTGCTTGGTTTTGGgcgaaaaagaataaaatgtctgaCCCGACAAGAGAGAAGTGTGCGACCAGCAGTAGGTGAAGCACGAGAAACAGTTAATGAATAAACTGAGTGCTGAGGAGAGGAGTAAATGATTTACGCAGCCTGGGGAAGGAAGGTGAAATAGTTCCCAGCTGCCACCCAGAGAAACCATCTAAGTAAAATAAGTATCAATCAGCCAGCGACACATGCAGAAACCCAGAAAGGAGATGGAagtgagaaaggagaagagatggGACACAGAGGCCCTGgaaccctccctctccccacctgtCAAAGTCCTGGtccctgcctgccccccacctcctcgACTCACAAGCCTTACCAGTGGGTAGGGCTTGATGCAGTGAGTAGCAGGCCAGGGGTCCTAAGAGGTCCCCAGGAGCACAGGCTGCGCAGTCAGGTTTTCTCAGCGTCTTCAATTTCAATTCTGTTTTGGTTCAAAGCTTTTATACCCCTCAACTGTGATGTCACCACCtggccccccttcccccctccccggtGAGTGCCAAGAAGAGGGCTGGTCCCTTCAGAGGGCCTGAGTCAcgggggccaggggtgggggaagccACATGCAGCGGTTTCAGCTGGAGGCCAGGATGCCTGGGTTCTGAAAGAGCAGTGGAATGTGGAAAGCAGCCAGGAGCTGAGAATCCAAAGTCTGAAGTCATGtgagggggtgaggaggggaaCACAAAGGACGGGGCCACCTGGCTGGTATCAGAGAGAAAAACAGCTGTGGACAGCATGGGGCCTGGGCTACAAAATGCTGTTTCAGTAAAAAATCATACCACGTACATGGCAGTCATTTCCTGTCTTCTGCCTCCCAATGGGCTGAgaaagggaggggtacggaggcCAGAATGATGTATCCCAGCTTTCCAGACCCGCCCTATGCTATCCCCCTCCCCAGAGGGAGATGAGAGTCACATGGATGGAGTGGGCAGGTTTTCGCTTGGACGTCCTAGGCTGATGAACGGAAACAGCTGTGCCTAAAATAGTCCAGGGTCTGGAGGTCTTCCCCATCGGTAGCCCCTGACAAAACAACCTCCTCCAATCGGGGTGGGGGATGCCTGGGAAACATCAGGTTTTCAAATGGCCCTGAATCCACTTCAGAGTCAGGGAGGCAGCTGGCATGAAAAGAGTTTATTGGTGGAGCCCCGGAAAGGGAAAGGgattggggggtggtggtggagagggCTGGAGTGTGGTGACTCTGCCCTATTCTCTTCAGGAACTAGAGCAAATGGGGCGCTGTCGGACAGTGCCTGTGGAGGGTTCAGAGCTGCCCACGGTCTCTGGGGCAAGGGCAGGGGTAGAAACAGGCAGGTTGGCCTCCGTCAGCAGAGCTGCATCTTCCCAGGAGCCTGAACCTGGGCCAGGGGAAGGAGAAACAAAATCCCAAATGGGAAATTACAGACCAGGGGTTCCTGCCCCCACCCAACGTGGCCTTCTCCCTAGCCACAGGCCAGCCACAGGCCAACCCCAGTCCACCCAGGTCGCGCTGCAGAGTGCCCCTCACCGTCACTGGCCTCCGGCTCTAGCTCCTCCTCGCCACTCAGGGGCTGTTGATCTGGTTTCTCCTCCTCAGACAGCTGGCCTTCTGCAGCCCCagggggagggcagaggtcaGTCTGGAGGAGGCTGAAGGGGAGGGCTGAGAGGAGTCAGGAAGGAGGTCGGGCTGCTGCACCTTACCTGTCTCCGAGGGATCTGCACGGCTCTCACTATCCTCTGTAATGGGTGACAGCTGAGTGGACTCCTCCTGGCCTTGGGGCCCTGTGCCTCCAAAGGGGGTAGAGGACAGGGCAGGGCTAAAGCAGCTGCGTCTGGATGGCAGTGCCAACTTCACCCCATTCAGCCTTTCCCCTGACCTTCAGCTTGGTATGTGAGCACCTAAAGCCTCATATGGACGGCGCAGGGGCCTCCTCACCCAGCCCCCAGCCATCACCTTTACCTGGCTGATGGGCAGAGATCCTCCGCTGGACTTCCTGGCGGGACCTGTCTCTGTTTCGGATGTTTACCTGTAGGGGGGGAACTCCTGAGCAGCAAGGACTGCCTTCCCTCACCGGTGATCAGGGCCCTTCAGCCCCAGCCCCCAACATGCTCCTGCCCACTCCCCAAAGAAGGATCAtgagggggagaggaaaggggtccTTTGCGACCTGCAGAGAGAGGCGGTGTCGGGGCCAGATGCCCCGCCACACCCACTGCATGTAGCTGAAGAGCACGATGACGCTGAGGAAGGTGAAGTTGCTGGCGACACCAACGAAGGCGCAGGTCATCGGGAAGTTGTACAGCAAGTACCTGAATCAGGAAGCAGAGATAGGAGGGGAGTAGCAGCTACCAGGGAGTACCAGCCTTCTCATTTCCCAGAAATAACTTCTAGGGCGATTCACCAGTTTGGCTAGAGCTGGGCTCcatcccctgcctcccacccacTGAGCCGATGTGCTCAAGAGAGCAGTTCTCAACACTGACTGCACATGACCTTTGCCTGGGGTGCTTTCAAAAAGTCTGATGGCCTGGTATGACCCTAACAAATTCTGGtcttggggtggggcccaggcatcagtattttttttaagttccccagGGACCTGATATGCTGATGTGCAGCCAGAGCTGAGAATCTGTGGCCTAAGGAAAACCCATAAAACCCGTCGCCTCTGCTTAGGACcctcttcacttaaggacagccCCACGAGAGCTGCCCAGGCCACGTCGGCGCTTCCTCACCTGAGCCCAGTGAAGTGGGCGTGGATGCGGAGGTAGGCTCCGTACAGCTGGATGCGCTTGCTGTGGATCTCGATAATGGCTCCGGTGGTCGGCACATACTGCAGGCGGGTGGGCAGTGGTGGCAGCACATCAGGCCAGGATCCTGCCGCTGTCACTCTTACCAGGCCAATCTGAGGCCCGCTTCCAGCCTCTACTGCTGTCCCTCCTGACCGAGCCCAGAAGCTCCTCAGGTGAAATTCTGGGCTTGTGGGGAGGGCTGTCCCCAGTCCTCCTCCCCCCTTACCGAGTTCTCCCTGTATTCTGGGTACAGCTCCACCTCCAGGACCTGCTTCTGCTCTGCAAAGCCAAACAGCAGGAGGCTAGAGAAGACCAGTGTGTCAAGCATCTGGAGCAGGTTTGAGCGGTAATGCAGCATCACCTGCCAGGGCcaggagggagaggctggggatgggTGCCCGCCCCTCCACCACCCCTGAGCAGGCTAGGAAGGCTGCTTCTTTCCTGGTCCCTGCTCCCTCACTTTCACTTCCTACCACGCCCCCAAAATGACATGCCCTGCCCTACCCGGCCACGTGTCTCTATTCCAATACAACAAAGCCCCCTTTTCTAAGAAACCCTCCTAGGTGAAGCCCCACAGTGTCTCTGATCTACCTTCCCCCCCAAATGGTTCTATAATCCAGAACAGACTGTATGTTCCAGCGTACCATCTGAAGCTTTTTCCCCCACGTGGACATTCAGGGATTTGCTTCATGATATGGTTCTGTTGATGATTAAGAATGGagtctaacatttattgaacacccacTATTTCCTCATTTAAGCCAAACTAGTCTTGTTATGAGGGAGTTACTACTATATTCACTTATAGTGCTTCATAACTAAggggttaagtaaattgcccctCAGCTAGCATGTTTCTGAGTGAGGATTCGAGGCCAGGCTTGCCTGGCTCCAAAGAAGCCCCTGTTTTCAGGGTGGCTCCACCCTTCAGACTTTACCCCAACGCTGGACATGCTCATCAGATGTTAGGGGGTGTTTGTCTGGTATGGTAAACTGACACCTCTTGCCTATCCTGATGTGTCTGTGACTTCAGAGCTGGGATGTTTTCTCCTGAAGCCCTACCCAGATACTCTGACATCTGTCAtcattctccacaccctcctaGACAGGCCAGGAATGAACACTCACGGAGCGTGAAGAGGTGGAGATGATTCGGCCGCCTCTGGTGTAGCATGAAATGGTGACCAAGAACATGCCCAAATCTTGATTCACAGGAGACTCTGGCAGCTCAAGCTCTAAGGTAACGCGGTACGGCTGTCCATACATCAGCACCTGCCCAAGGTAGCcccatctctttaaaaaatttttttaaaaattgcgcTGCCTCTGTAccacctccccacttcccctccaAACATTCTGCCACAACCCTCCGCTCTCAAAACAGGCCTCTCAATGTCTCTGGTCCCAAGAAAGTGCTGCCCCCTGCTGGTGGCTGGGTCCCTCCCACTTCTGAGATCTTCAGTATCCTGTCTGCTCTACTGAATCAGTCTATTCAGAGAAAGGCTGTGTCACATTTCTTTTCCAAAAGTGAACCGTCATGTTGCCAACTGGGCCATCTGTGACTCAGGTCTCTCTGTCCCCGTGAGGCCATCCCCCCGGACCCAGCCTACCTTCACTTACATTATTAATTAACCGAGTGCCAGAAGTGCTCACCATCTCCCTAGCCAGCTGTCGCACAGTCACTGCCACTCAAGACCATCTTATGTCATTCTGGGTCCTTTATCTTGGTTCTGTTGGTAGAACCCTGAGACTCACAGCAGGAAGGCTTCTTCACTGGGATTAACCTCAAAAGGTTAAAGATGTGCCACCAAACATACCCTAGTTTTTCCTGACTGTTCCTATATTCCTCTAATCCTATATTCAGCTATGCTTGTCCTATGCATGACCCCCTCAGGGTGATACATAAGGATCACAGGGGTGATGGTAAAGCTTCTGGTTTtaaccaaagagggaatgaatttaaaaaaaaaaagaagaagttgaAAAAAACTTTCCCCTAACCCTAATAGTGTACTGTACTAGCTCCAAAATCTAGATATGGCAATGAGGGTACTTTGAGCATTTTATCCGTAGGGTAATAGGTGAAAAACCACTGATCAAAGTCTTTCTTTATACAGATTCTTATTTTCGGTCTGAATTACATCTTGACAAAAATGGGTTCCATGAGATTCCTACCCCCTTGTAGAGGCCAGATGAATCTAAGCCAGTTGCTTCACTGAATTCTTTGAAACATTAAAATAGGTAGTTCtctgggtgggcaggagggaaatggggagtgactgctaggTAGGGGgtatgggtttctttctggggtgatgaaaatgttctaaaattgattatggtgatggttgttCAActctgaatataataaaaacgactgaactgtacattttgaATGATGACTTCTAGACTatgaattatacctcagtaaagattgatatatatatatattttctttttaaaccagtAAGTATATCATCTCCTCCATGGGCATCCACAAAATCTAATACCAGAATCTTGTGAATGAGTCCTGCCTTTGTTCGCATTTGTCTGCCTGATGGGcagcttctccctctcctccattCCCACACTGTATTCACCGTTCCTTAAAAGGCCCACTTTGAGCCTCACCATCTCCATAGTCTCACACCTAATTCTTCACAAATTCTTCTGAAATGTAGAATCTGCATCTTTGCTACTTAATGCAGTGTATAGATTTCTGTCAAtcctgtgagctccttgaaagcAGGACCACATCTTCTATTTCTAAACAAGGTGTTACACACAGAGTAGACCCATtatttcatgcattcattcaaaaatgttcactagaaatgaatgaaatgatcaATCTGCTTTAATTGTCAGGGACTTGGGCCTCACCCTTCATCCTTCCATTCCTTCCTCATCCAGCAGCCTGGTACCGGATTGTTTTAGGCTCCTTGCATCACCAACCATTATGATCTACAATGGGTAGCCACACAAATACATGCAGCATCCCAGGTGCAAATGTACTGTGGCTTTGTTTCTATTCCCCTCTCAATATattccatttattattattattattaagccaCAAAAACACACTGAACCAATATTTTCACAGAACATTCTATAATAATCTCCAAGTTACCTTTTCTGAGTAGCAGAACTAAAATGATAATCCTCTGTCTTACAATGCCCAACATTCCACTTCaccacttttttttgggggggccacactgtgcagcttgcaggatcttagtcaccccccaccagggattgaacctggaccctcggcagtgaaagtgtggagtcctgactggaccgccagggaattctcttccCCACTTCACCACTTTGAAATCTCCATTTGGGATCCACTCATCCCACCTGGTAAGCTTTCTGGATAGCGTTACCCTGGCAGTAAACTGGAAGATGTCACAGGATACAGGATGCACAGTCTCCCAGGTTATTTGTATTGTCAACCCCAGGGAGCCCCAGACTCTACAGCTTACACTCCTCCCTTCAGAGTGACCATTTATTTCTATCCTGTGTTTTTTATCTTTAGGTCAGTATCCTCCCAAGTACAATTTTTGAAAACTCATTTTCAAATGGTATTTAAACTCTTAGTAAGTCTGATTTCGGATGACTCCTCATTACATTGCTGACAAGTCAAAAAACTCTGCTGATGAGAAATGCTCTTGATGCTCCAAGATCCTTCTGAAGTGGTCTGGGATCCGACCCTTTTGCAGAGCCTCCAGCAGCTTGCCTAATAGAGAAGGATGCATTCCCATTCTGCATTTCCCAGGGCTTCCAGGTTTGTTGAAGGCATACTGGCATTTGGCCAGTCTCTGGCACAATACCCTTTGTAATGGCAGGTTACACATATCTGTCAACGGTTTCATAATTTAACGTACTTTCAAAACTCTTGGGTGGATTCCACCCTGGTTCTGTGAGACAGCTGATCTGTTAATTTACGTTCATTTAGATCTAAAATACACCTTATCTAGTAGATATGGCCTGGCTGAAACAATttaagaaggaggaaagactaaTCCACACAATTCATTTggactttaatttttctttaacctCCCTTTCCTTGAAAGCCTTCCTTTTAGTCTCTACTACTCGGTCCCTGACATCCAGGTCTTTCTCAAGCCTTCCTGTTTCTCAAGTCATCAGAGCTCTAATGAAACCTCTCTTCAGCTCCCATACTCACCCGATCACGTCCACCCTTAGCCAGTGAGACATTGGCAACAGGGAAGGAGCAGAGCAAGGAGGCGGAGGCATCACAGTCGGTCCTAAATGAGAATGGAGACGATACTCTGCTAAGTTAGAGTCTGCCTTACTGTCCACTCACCTCCTTGGCCCCTAGGGCGCCCTTTCCTATCCCCCATCCCTTTCCCAGAATGGGCATGCTTCTCTGTTatagagagagatggagaagaaatGCAGCCAGGAGATTCAAGACAACAGAATTAGTCTTTAATTCTCTTCCTGCTACTTCCAGTTATTTCCTGTCATTAGAGCAGACCATTCTTAAATGGGAACCTATGGACACTCAGTTGAATAGTTTCAGACTTaagtgtttctaaagactcacttCGGGAGCTGATAAAAACgcagattcctgggtcccacTCCTCCAGATTCTGATTTAGGAATTCTGGTCTGGGGCCTAGTTTGAGAAAACTCCTCCAAAGGGATCCACAGATGATCTCTAAGAGGCTCACGAACCCTTTGAATTGTAGGTAAAATTGCACATGGGCATATAAATAGGTTTTTATGGCAGGAAGGGCCATAGATTTCATAGGCTGAACCCAGGCCAGGGGCCAGGCCATCATGCCTCTTAAAAGtttaagcagggcttccctggtggtgcaatggttaggagtccgcctgccaatgcaggggacacgggttcgagccctgatccaggaggatcccacatgccgcggagcaactgagcccgtgtgccacaactactgaggcttgcgtgcctagatcctgtgctccacaacaagagaagccactgcagtgaaaaaaCCTCGCACCGCAAcacagtggcccccgctcgctgcaactagagaaagccagcacacagcgatggaagacccaatgcagccaataaataaataaataaataaataaaagaaaagtttaagcAGCTCTGCCTTAGAAATTATAGCTCATGACCACAGACTCAggacaggggggaaaaaaaaaaaactttggacaATTGATAATAGTGCCCTTGTCAGCACCTCTTGATTGGTCCTGTAGTCATTGTTAAAAGAAGGGGAGAGAATCTGGCagggtctgtaaaatgggaaggaaTTGAGGCCCCAGGCAAGAAGTAGGACTCTGGGAGTTTATGTACCCAGACACCCTGCGTTTCCATAAATTCTCTTGCAGCTGACTGTCCGGGAGTGGGAAGATGTAATGTAAAAGGCAAACTACTGCTTTCCTAATACCTCCTCTACTGAAGGCCAGATTAGTTCTGCGATGACCCAAGGGGTTGGGTTGGCTCAAAAGTCTACAATGGCCCTGAGAGACGTCTGATCCAGCCTAAATTGAACTGACCCTCATAATTACAATCTaggagagggattttttttttttcttccttttaaccaGATTCCAGTAACCAGAGACAGGACTAGGATCCTAGAGCCCTACCTGCCCAGACCTGCCCCAACCTTGGGCTATAAAAGAAATCAGTATAACCACACTGAGCTCAAGTGTCCTCCTCCGTAAATAAGGGGGTTGACCTGAAATAAGCTCCCAGGGTCCTTGCAGCAATTCTCTCACTGGATTCCTCTACTTCGACAGAAGACCCCCCTCACCTGTAGTAGAAATGCACGGGGCTGAGGTGGCTGGCTGTTGGCATGTAGGAATAGTAGAAGGAGCCATAGAGGAAGACAGACACCCAGAGCAAGAGGAGGGCGGTACAGAAAAGCACCCCAAACTGCAGTAGCAGCTTGCGGGCACGGCCTGCCAGGACGTGGCCCACCTCCTGGGCCCACAGTAAGGCAGGTACTGGTGGGTCATTGACCATGATGGGGAGTGCAGGGGGTCTGGCCCCAGGTTCAGGCCTTGAGTTCCTAGGTGCTCTGCCACCTGGACGCCACCCCTGGCCATGGGATGAAGCAGCTGGTGGTTCCTGGAAAAggacagagaaggggaaagaatggCTCTTTTCACGGGGGAGGTGGGGACAAAAAGGATAAGCTTACCGTACTGGCTTTGAGGAACCAGAGATAGCA is part of the Kogia breviceps isolate mKogBre1 chromosome 7, mKogBre1 haplotype 1, whole genome shotgun sequence genome and harbors:
- the LRRN4CL gene encoding LRRN4 C-terminal-like protein codes for the protein MPGSPCLLWLLAVTFSLVPRAQPLAGDSEEEEQDETPLPAVPCDYDRCRHLQVPCQELQRAGPTTCLCPGLSSAAQPPDPPRLGEVRMEAEAGRAVVHWCAPFSPVHEYWLLLWEGAGAPQKGPPLNSTVRQTELKGLKPGGAYVVCVVAANAAGESSVPGAEGLDSAGGPAFGPCGRLTVLPRPLTLLHWAVGVGSALALLSCSALVWHFCLRERWGCPRRGRPSSAGL